One Streptosporangium sp. NBC_01495 DNA window includes the following coding sequences:
- a CDS encoding AfsR/SARP family transcriptional regulator, which produces MSVRFNVLGVLRVVEGERDLTPGPAKHRALLAALLLRPGRTLTVGRLIAEVWDEEPPASAEPVLRVYVSALRKVVDGIRTVPGGYLLDVDPDQVDAHRFERLVIAGRRARDAGRTAEAADELRAALALWRGPALADVDSAELRRAYAVPLEELRLTALEERVELDVALGRGAEVTGELRALVASHPLRERAWGQLVLALGQAGRRSEALSAYREARRLLVGELGLEPGPELRAAHERVLAGGVPARAVPNDVPNETPPDVADFTGRERVLDWIRRSVPVAGTAPVHLVLHGPAGTGKSAVAVHAAGGLDFPGGRLHASLGARTPGAVLEDLLRSLGCPEGAVPADLAERTRLYRSMVSGRRLLVVLDDAADEAQVRPLLPVGPGCLTLVTSRSPLSGLEAARAFEVGVFDTDESVEMLARVVGERRVRAEPQAAARIAVLCGGLPLALRIAGSRLARRPSWTLEHLAGRLEDERGRLDELSAGDLAVRGSLALGYRALSDHERLLLRRLGALSAPHVAPWAATAVLGAPAGRLLEALAEAGLLRARGLDASGQERYDWHDLTRLYAAERLAAEEGPPARVLAAAAGEILDRARRARTLLLPAEPGSGQTVARTAEQAADLDTTRLRESARWLAAERGFLVAAVADLQRAGLDEATWRLAFYLTPFFELGAHREDWHAVVELGLRAARRAGHRHGEALLLRSLADLRRTEGRLEEAADALGRALPLSEAREVARTRHRLGLVRLAQGRRPEAEACFVACLAAFSAAGDRRGRADALRALGGSRQAEDLLHGSLAAYRELGDPRGEAAVSLDLAGLYLDRRRPSEARERAERALGLARRLGDRLPEAAGLVLLARVALAEGRPDTARGAAEEALGVFREYADRRGAGRALLTLAAALLDLDEVDEAIGAISDAVGEFDGLGDRHGLAEAEELAREASRRRGLRV; this is translated from the coding sequence GTGAGCGTGCGGTTCAACGTGCTGGGAGTACTGCGGGTCGTCGAGGGTGAGCGTGACCTGACACCCGGTCCCGCCAAACATCGCGCGCTGCTGGCCGCCCTGCTGCTGAGGCCGGGACGGACGCTGACCGTCGGACGGCTGATCGCCGAGGTGTGGGACGAGGAGCCGCCCGCCTCGGCGGAACCGGTGCTGCGGGTGTACGTGAGCGCGCTGCGCAAGGTGGTCGACGGGATCCGCACCGTACCCGGCGGCTACCTCCTCGACGTCGATCCCGACCAGGTGGACGCGCACAGGTTCGAGCGCCTGGTGATCGCGGGCCGGCGGGCCAGGGACGCGGGCAGGACCGCCGAGGCGGCCGACGAACTGCGCGCCGCCCTGGCGCTGTGGCGGGGACCCGCGCTGGCCGATGTCGACTCGGCCGAACTGCGGCGCGCGTACGCCGTACCGCTGGAGGAGCTGCGGCTGACCGCCCTCGAGGAGCGCGTCGAGCTGGACGTGGCGCTCGGCCGGGGTGCGGAGGTGACGGGGGAGCTGCGCGCGCTCGTGGCCTCGCACCCCCTGCGGGAGCGGGCGTGGGGACAGCTCGTACTGGCGCTCGGCCAGGCGGGGCGCAGGTCGGAGGCGCTGAGCGCCTACCGGGAGGCGCGGCGGCTGCTCGTCGGGGAGCTCGGTCTCGAACCCGGTCCCGAGCTGCGGGCGGCGCACGAGCGCGTGCTGGCGGGGGGCGTCCCCGCGCGGGCCGTGCCGAACGACGTGCCGAACGAGACGCCGCCCGACGTCGCCGACTTCACCGGGCGCGAGCGCGTGCTGGACTGGATCCGCCGGTCCGTGCCCGTCGCCGGGACCGCGCCCGTCCACCTCGTGCTGCACGGTCCCGCGGGGACGGGCAAGTCCGCGGTGGCGGTCCACGCGGCCGGCGGGCTCGACTTCCCCGGCGGGCGGCTGCACGCCTCGCTCGGGGCCAGGACACCGGGCGCGGTGCTGGAGGACCTGCTGCGCTCGCTCGGCTGCCCTGAGGGGGCGGTGCCCGCCGACCTGGCCGAGCGGACGCGCCTCTACCGCAGCATGGTGAGCGGGCGGCGGCTGCTGGTGGTGCTGGACGACGCGGCCGACGAGGCTCAGGTGCGCCCGCTGCTGCCCGTCGGGCCCGGCTGCCTGACGCTGGTGACCAGCCGCTCGCCGCTGTCCGGCCTGGAGGCGGCGCGAGCCTTCGAGGTCGGCGTGTTCGACACGGACGAGTCCGTGGAGATGCTGGCGAGGGTGGTGGGGGAGCGGCGGGTGCGGGCCGAGCCGCAGGCGGCCGCGCGGATCGCGGTGCTGTGCGGAGGGCTGCCGCTGGCGCTCAGGATCGCCGGGTCCAGGCTCGCGCGTCGGCCGAGCTGGACGCTGGAACACCTGGCGGGACGCCTTGAGGACGAGCGTGGCCGCCTCGACGAGCTCAGCGCGGGAGACCTGGCCGTGCGCGGCAGCCTGGCGCTCGGCTACCGCGCGCTCTCGGATCACGAACGCCTGCTGCTGCGCCGTCTCGGCGCGCTGTCCGCGCCCCACGTCGCCCCGTGGGCGGCTACCGCCGTTCTCGGGGCGCCCGCCGGCCGGCTGCTGGAGGCGCTGGCCGAGGCGGGCCTGCTGCGGGCGCGCGGGCTCGACGCGAGCGGCCAGGAGAGGTACGACTGGCATGACCTGACCAGGCTCTACGCCGCCGAGCGGCTGGCCGCCGAGGAGGGGCCGCCCGCCCGGGTCCTCGCCGCGGCCGCCGGGGAGATCCTCGACCGTGCCCGGCGGGCCAGGACGCTGCTCCTGCCCGCCGAGCCGGGTTCCGGCCAGACCGTGGCCCGTACGGCGGAGCAGGCCGCGGACCTGGACACCACGCGGCTGCGGGAGTCGGCCCGCTGGCTGGCCGCCGAGCGGGGGTTCCTGGTCGCGGCCGTCGCCGACCTCCAGCGGGCCGGCCTGGACGAGGCGACCTGGCGGCTGGCCTTCTACCTGACCCCGTTCTTCGAGCTGGGCGCGCACCGGGAGGACTGGCACGCGGTCGTGGAACTCGGCCTGCGGGCCGCGCGGCGTGCGGGCCACCGCCACGGTGAGGCGCTGCTGCTGCGCTCGCTGGCCGACCTGCGTCGTACGGAGGGCCGTCTGGAGGAGGCCGCCGACGCCCTCGGGCGGGCGCTTCCGCTCTCCGAGGCGCGCGAGGTGGCCCGTACCCGGCACCGGCTCGGCCTGGTGCGCCTCGCCCAGGGGCGGCGGCCTGAGGCGGAGGCCTGTTTCGTGGCCTGCCTGGCCGCGTTCTCGGCGGCGGGGGACCGGCGCGGCAGGGCCGACGCGCTGCGTGCCCTCGGCGGGTCGCGGCAGGCCGAGGACCTGCTGCACGGGAGCCTCGCGGCCTACCGGGAGCTGGGCGATCCGCGCGGCGAGGCGGCCGTCTCGCTCGACCTCGCCGGGCTCTACCTGGACCGGCGGCGCCCCTCCGAGGCGCGTGAGCGGGCCGAACGCGCTCTCGGCCTGGCCAGGCGTCTGGGGGACCGGCTCCCCGAGGCCGCGGGACTGGTGCTCCTGGCCAGGGTGGCCCTGGCCGAGGGCCGGCCCGATACCGCCCGCGGGGCCGCGGAGGAGGCGCTGGGGGTGTTCCGTGAGTACGCGGACCGCCGGGGTGCCGGGCGGGCGCTGCTGACCCTGGCGGCGGCACTTCTGGATCTCGATGAGGTGGATGAGGCTATTGGTGCTATATCAGACGCTGTGGGAGAGTTTGACGGCCTCGGCGACCGACACGGCCTCGCCGAGGCCGAAGAGCTCGCCCGTGAGGCGTCGCGGCGCCGTGGCCTGCGCGTGTAG
- a CDS encoding serine/threonine-protein kinase, translating to MNTIGGYVLRRELGRGGMGVVHLAATPTGGLAAVKVIHPQLARDPAFRRRFDREVAAARRVARFCTAPVLDAGVEDGVAYLVTEYVRGPDLAQAVREQGPLTGANLEALAVGIATALHAIHGAGVIHRDLKPSNVLLSPLGPRVIDFGIAQLVDTQTLASQAILGTPAFMAPEQVRGEPLTPAADVYAWGGVIAFAGTGRLPFGGGSPSEVLYRIVNDGPNLDGLDESVRAVVEGAMAKDPARRPSAQRLLDELVGGRPTPATASQAVERAWAVGGGGPAGGGGGPAVPGEPTVLGEPAALGGPAGGGGSVGAGEPTRSGAVTSRRRRWPWVAGAAVLVAVLVGGWVLYAGLGAPASSYRADFAESWAVGVSNGGRTELDGGVYLLTANPGWRLWKSAPFSEGSAGGVVISSRMRLEGGSGEFGVWCRGDADTGDRYEFAVTASGEASITKRRGGRGVVLHGPVRMRKSADNRVVAQCAQRGGRVVLSMWLNEKPVGEATDAEDPYGPGATGVHAAPDAATPVRVGFRSFEARPMEG from the coding sequence GTGAACACGATCGGCGGCTACGTGCTCAGACGTGAGCTGGGCCGGGGTGGTATGGGCGTGGTGCACCTCGCCGCGACCCCGACGGGGGGCCTGGCCGCGGTGAAGGTGATCCATCCGCAGCTGGCCCGAGACCCGGCCTTCCGGCGGCGCTTCGACCGCGAGGTGGCGGCGGCGCGCAGGGTGGCCAGGTTCTGCACCGCTCCGGTGCTCGACGCCGGGGTCGAGGACGGCGTCGCCTACCTCGTCACCGAGTACGTCAGGGGGCCCGACCTGGCGCAGGCCGTACGCGAGCAGGGGCCGCTGACCGGCGCCAACCTGGAGGCGCTCGCGGTCGGGATCGCCACCGCGCTGCACGCGATCCACGGGGCCGGGGTGATCCATCGCGACCTGAAACCGTCGAACGTGCTGCTGTCGCCCCTCGGCCCGCGCGTGATCGACTTCGGTATCGCGCAGCTCGTCGACACCCAGACCCTGGCCAGCCAGGCGATCCTGGGCACTCCCGCGTTCATGGCGCCCGAACAGGTGCGCGGCGAGCCGCTGACGCCCGCGGCCGACGTCTACGCGTGGGGCGGGGTGATCGCGTTCGCCGGTACGGGGCGGTTGCCGTTCGGCGGTGGCTCGCCGTCCGAGGTCCTCTATCGGATCGTCAACGACGGGCCGAACCTCGACGGCCTCGACGAGAGCGTACGCGCCGTCGTCGAGGGGGCGATGGCCAAGGACCCCGCGCGGCGGCCGAGCGCCCAGCGGCTGCTGGACGAGCTGGTCGGCGGCCGGCCGACCCCGGCGACGGCCAGCCAGGCCGTCGAACGCGCCTGGGCCGTCGGCGGCGGAGGGCCGGCCGGCGGTGGCGGAGGGCCGGCCGTACCCGGGGAGCCGACCGTGCTCGGGGAACCGGCCGCGCTCGGGGGACCGGCTGGGGGCGGTGGATCCGTTGGGGCCGGGGAGCCCACCCGGTCGGGTGCGGTGACCTCGAGGAGACGACGGTGGCCGTGGGTCGCGGGCGCCGCCGTGCTCGTGGCGGTCCTGGTGGGCGGGTGGGTCCTCTACGCCGGTCTCGGCGCGCCCGCGTCGTCCTACCGTGCCGACTTCGCCGAGTCCTGGGCCGTCGGCGTGTCCAACGGCGGCAGGACCGAGCTGGACGGCGGGGTCTATCTGCTGACCGCCAATCCCGGATGGCGGCTGTGGAAGTCGGCCCCCTTCTCGGAGGGGTCCGCCGGGGGGGTCGTGATCAGTTCCAGGATGCGGCTGGAGGGGGGCTCCGGGGAGTTCGGCGTGTGGTGTCGCGGCGACGCGGACACCGGTGACCGCTACGAGTTCGCGGTCACCGCCTCGGGGGAGGCCTCGATCACCAAGCGGCGCGGCGGGCGGGGCGTCGTCCTGCACGGACCCGTGCGGATGAGAAAGTCGGCCGACAACCGCGTCGTCGCCCAGTGCGCGCAGCGGGGCGGACGGGTCGTCCTCAGTATGTGGCTCAACGAGAAACCGGTGGGGGAGGCCACCGACGCCGAGGACCCCTACGGCCCGGGGGCCACCGGAGTCCACGCGGCGCCGGACGCGGCCACGCCCGTCCGGGTCGGGTTCCGCTCGTTCGAGGCCCGTCCGATGGAGGGGTGA
- the hisF gene encoding imidazole glycerol phosphate synthase subunit HisF codes for MTVAVRVIPCLDVDAGRVVKGVNFENLRDAGDPVELARRYDAEGADELTFLDITASSSDRSTMYDVVRRTAEQVFIPLTVGGGVRSVEDVDRLLRAGADKVGLNTAAIARPELLTEASRRYGAQCVVLSVDARRVVDGPPTPSGFEVTTHGGRRGTGIDAVEWARRGEELGVGEILLNSMDGDGTRDGYDLEMIRAVRAAVSVPVIASGGAGSVGDFPPAVEAGADAVLAASVFHFGQLKIGDVKDALRGAGYPVR; via the coding sequence ATGACTGTCGCGGTACGAGTGATTCCCTGTCTGGACGTGGACGCCGGGCGGGTGGTCAAGGGCGTCAACTTCGAGAACCTCCGCGACGCGGGCGACCCGGTCGAGCTGGCCCGCCGCTACGACGCGGAGGGGGCCGACGAGCTGACGTTCCTGGACATCACGGCCTCCAGCTCCGACCGGTCGACGATGTACGACGTGGTCCGCCGGACGGCCGAGCAGGTGTTCATCCCGCTGACCGTGGGCGGGGGGGTGCGCTCGGTCGAGGACGTCGACAGGCTGCTGCGGGCCGGCGCCGACAAGGTGGGCCTGAACACGGCGGCGATCGCCCGGCCGGAGCTGCTGACCGAGGCGTCCCGGCGGTACGGGGCGCAGTGCGTCGTGCTCTCGGTGGACGCCCGCCGGGTCGTCGACGGCCCGCCGACGCCGTCCGGTTTCGAGGTGACCACGCACGGCGGTCGCCGGGGCACCGGCATCGACGCGGTGGAGTGGGCTCGGCGGGGTGAGGAGCTCGGGGTCGGTGAGATCCTGCTCAACTCCATGGACGGTGACGGTACCCGTGACGGCTACGACCTGGAGATGATCCGGGCCGTACGGGCCGCGGTGTCGGTTCCGGTCATCGCCAGCGGCGGGGCCGGTTCCGTCGGGGACTTCCCTCCCGCGGTCGAGGCGGGGGCGGACGCGGTGCTGGCGGCGTCGGTGTTCCACTTCGGGCAGCTCAAGATCGGTGATGTCAAGGACGCGCTGCGGGGGGCGGGGTATCCGGTCCGCTGA
- the priA gene encoding bifunctional 1-(5-phosphoribosyl)-5-((5-phosphoribosylamino)methylideneamino)imidazole-4-carboxamide isomerase/phosphoribosylanthranilate isomerase PriA, with product MSLELLPAVDVADGQAVRLVQGAAGTETSYGDPLSAALAWQEAGAEWIHLVDLDAAFGRGSNRELLATVVGALDVNVEMSGGIRDDASLELALATGCRRVNIGTAALENPAWCSKIIAEYGDRIAIGLDVRGTTLAARGWTQEGGDLWEVLARLEGDGCPRYVVTDVTKDGTLRGPNLDLLREVCSRTDKPVVASGGVSSLDDLRALASLVPIGVEGAIVGKALYAQAFTLEDALAAVSS from the coding sequence ATGTCGCTTGAGCTGCTCCCCGCCGTGGACGTCGCCGACGGTCAGGCGGTCCGCCTGGTCCAGGGCGCGGCCGGCACCGAGACGTCGTACGGCGATCCCCTGTCCGCGGCGCTCGCCTGGCAGGAGGCCGGTGCGGAGTGGATCCATCTGGTCGACCTCGACGCGGCCTTCGGCCGGGGCAGCAACCGCGAGCTGCTCGCCACCGTGGTCGGCGCGCTCGACGTCAACGTGGAGATGTCCGGCGGCATCCGCGACGACGCCTCCCTGGAGCTCGCGCTGGCCACCGGCTGCCGCCGGGTGAACATCGGCACCGCGGCGCTGGAGAACCCCGCCTGGTGCTCCAAGATTATCGCTGAGTACGGTGACCGGATCGCGATCGGGCTGGACGTGCGGGGGACGACCCTGGCCGCCCGTGGCTGGACCCAGGAGGGCGGCGACCTGTGGGAGGTCCTCGCCCGCCTGGAGGGCGACGGTTGCCCCCGCTACGTCGTCACCGACGTCACCAAGGACGGCACGCTGCGCGGCCCCAACCTCGACCTGCTCCGCGAGGTCTGCTCCCGCACCGACAAGCCGGTGGTCGCCAGCGGCGGCGTCTCGTCCCTGGACGACCTGCGCGCCCTGGCCTCGCTGGTCCCGATCGGCGTCGAGGGGGCCATCGTGGGCAAGGCGCTGTACGCGCAGGCTTTCACCCTCGAGGACGCCCTCGCCGCCGTGAGTTCGTGA
- the hisH gene encoding imidazole glycerol phosphate synthase subunit HisH has translation MKKKVAVLDYGSGNLRSAERALARVGADVTVTGDYETAMEADGLVVPGVGAFAACMTGLRAVRGERIIGRRLSAGRPVLGICVGMQILFETGVEHGVTTEGCGEWPGTVERLEAPVLPHMGWNTVKAPAGTALFAGLDADTRFYFVHSYGVRSWELQAGPGFTDPLVTWSEHGVPFVAAVENGPLAATQFHPEKSGDAGAQLLTNWLGTVT, from the coding sequence GTGAAGAAGAAGGTGGCCGTTCTCGACTACGGCTCGGGCAACCTCCGTTCCGCGGAGCGCGCGCTGGCCCGGGTCGGCGCGGACGTTACGGTGACCGGCGACTACGAGACGGCGATGGAGGCCGACGGCCTCGTCGTGCCGGGGGTGGGGGCGTTCGCCGCGTGCATGACGGGGCTGCGCGCCGTGCGGGGTGAGCGGATCATCGGCCGGCGCCTGTCGGCGGGGCGGCCGGTCCTCGGCATCTGCGTCGGCATGCAGATTCTTTTCGAGACGGGCGTCGAGCACGGCGTCACGACCGAGGGCTGCGGGGAGTGGCCGGGCACGGTGGAGCGGCTGGAGGCTCCGGTGCTGCCCCACATGGGCTGGAACACGGTCAAGGCGCCCGCCGGGACCGCGCTGTTCGCCGGGCTCGACGCCGACACGCGCTTCTACTTCGTGCACTCGTACGGCGTGCGCTCCTGGGAGCTCCAGGCGGGGCCGGGTTTCACCGACCCGCTGGTCACCTGGTCCGAGCACGGGGTGCCGTTCGTCGCGGCGGTGGAGAACGGCCCGCTGGCGGCCACCCAGTTCCACCCGGAGAAGTCGGGCGACGCCGGTGCGCAGCTGCTCACGAACTGGCTCGGGACCGTCACGTGA
- the hisB gene encoding imidazoleglycerol-phosphate dehydratase HisB: MSSITGGETAPRRGRVERVTKETSVLVEVDLDGTGNVEVSTGVGFFDHMLNQLGKHGLFDLTVKTEGDLHIDAHHTIEDTSLALGAAFREALGDKSGLRRFGNASCPLDESLAEVTVDLSGRPYLVHSEPEGMAPMIGAEYDTTMTRHILESFVAQAAICLHVRVPYGRNAHHIVEAQFKALARALRAASERDPRATGVPSTKGVL; this comes from the coding sequence GTGAGCAGCATCACTGGCGGCGAGACGGCACCGCGTCGCGGTCGCGTCGAGCGTGTCACCAAGGAGACCTCGGTGCTGGTCGAGGTCGACCTCGACGGCACCGGGAACGTCGAGGTGTCCACCGGTGTCGGGTTCTTCGACCACATGCTGAACCAGCTCGGCAAGCACGGGCTGTTCGACCTGACCGTGAAGACCGAGGGCGACCTGCACATCGACGCCCACCACACGATCGAGGACACCTCGCTCGCGCTGGGGGCGGCGTTCCGCGAGGCTCTGGGTGACAAGTCGGGCCTGCGGAGGTTCGGTAACGCGTCCTGCCCGCTGGACGAGTCGCTCGCGGAGGTCACGGTCGACCTGTCGGGGCGCCCCTACCTGGTGCACAGCGAGCCCGAGGGCATGGCTCCCATGATCGGCGCGGAGTACGACACGACGATGACCAGGCACATCCTGGAGTCGTTCGTCGCCCAGGCCGCGATCTGCCTGCACGTGCGCGTCCCGTACGGCCGCAACGCCCACCACATCGTGGAGGCGCAGTTCAAGGCCCTGGCCAGGGCGCTGCGGGCGGCCTCGGAGCGCGACCCGCGCGCCACCGGGGTGCCCAGCACGAAGGGCGTGCTGTGA
- a CDS encoding histidinol-phosphate transaminase, with protein sequence MKLEDLPIRDDLRGRTPYGAPQIDVPVRLNTNENPYGPSASLVADLAEAVRAQAAELNRYPDRDALALRGELAAYLGHGLAVEQVWAANGSNEVLQQILQAFGGPGRVAMGFEPSYSMHPIITTGASTEWISGAREDDFGIDPDKAVAAIEEHRPDVVFLTSPNNPTGTALDPAVIARIVEAAPGMVVVDEAYFEFARTGTPSALTLLPDNPRLIVTRTMSKAFAMAGTRLGYLAAHPAVIEALLLVRLPYHLSTLTQTAARVALAHGAELLGAVDALRAERDATVEWLRGRGLAVADSDANFVLFGLFEDRHAVWRGLLDRGVLIREVGPPGWLRVSIGTPEEMAAFRAALEEIL encoded by the coding sequence GTGAAGCTTGAAGATCTGCCGATCCGCGACGACCTTCGGGGCCGTACGCCGTACGGTGCTCCCCAGATCGACGTCCCGGTCAGGCTCAACACCAACGAGAACCCCTACGGGCCCTCCGCGTCCCTCGTCGCCGACCTGGCCGAGGCCGTACGCGCCCAGGCGGCCGAGCTCAATCGCTACCCCGACCGCGACGCGCTCGCCCTGCGCGGGGAGCTGGCCGCGTATCTGGGGCACGGCCTGGCCGTGGAGCAGGTCTGGGCCGCCAACGGCTCCAACGAGGTGCTCCAGCAGATCCTGCAGGCCTTCGGCGGCCCCGGTCGGGTCGCGATGGGTTTCGAGCCCTCCTACTCGATGCACCCGATCATCACGACCGGTGCCTCGACCGAGTGGATCTCCGGGGCGCGTGAGGACGACTTCGGGATCGACCCGGACAAGGCCGTCGCCGCGATCGAGGAGCACCGGCCCGACGTCGTCTTCCTGACGTCGCCCAACAATCCGACCGGCACCGCCCTGGATCCGGCGGTGATCGCCAGGATCGTCGAGGCTGCGCCGGGCATGGTGGTGGTGGACGAGGCCTACTTCGAGTTCGCCCGCACCGGTACCCCGTCGGCGCTGACCCTGTTGCCGGACAATCCCCGGCTGATCGTCACGCGGACGATGTCCAAGGCGTTCGCCATGGCCGGGACCCGGCTGGGATACCTGGCCGCCCACCCGGCGGTGATCGAGGCGCTGCTGCTGGTCCGGCTGCCGTACCACCTGTCCACGCTCACCCAGACGGCGGCGCGGGTCGCGCTCGCCCACGGCGCGGAGTTGCTCGGCGCGGTCGACGCGCTGCGGGCCGAGCGGGACGCCACGGTGGAGTGGCTGCGCGGCCGGGGGCTGGCGGTCGCCGACTCGGACGCCAACTTCGTGCTGTTCGGGCTCTTCGAGGACCGGCACGCGGTGTGGCGGGGCCTGCTGGATCGCGGGGTGCTGATCCGCGAGGTGGGGCCGCCCGGGTGGCTGAGAGTTTCGATCGGTACCCCTGAGGAGATGGCGGCGTTCCGCGCCGCCCTGGAGGAGATCCTGTGA
- the hisD gene encoding histidinol dehydrogenase — MISRTDLRGPLPGDLRDVLPRADLDVEAALEKVRPICEDVRHRGVAAVRELTARFDGVELESTRVPAEAVTGALEGLDPKVRAALEESIRRARLVHRDQRRADVTTQVVPGGTVTERWVPVDRVGLYVPGGRAVYPSSVVMNVVPAQEAGVPSLAVSSPAQREFGGLPHPAILAACALLGVDEVYAVGGAQAVAMFAYGTEECPPVTMVTGPGNIWVAAAKRLLKGRIGIDSEAGPTEIAILADSTADPVHVAADLISQAEHDTIAAAVLVTDSVELAEAVERELPRQVAATKHAERITEALSGRQSGILLVDDMEAGLRVVDAYAAEHLEIHAAGAHALAARVRNAGAIFVGSYAPVSLGDYMAGSNHVLPTGGCACHSSGLSVQTFLRGVHVVDYSREALAGAAAHVCVLADTEDLPAHGAAIRARFGWEVPS, encoded by the coding sequence GTGATTTCGCGTACCGACCTGCGAGGGCCCCTTCCGGGGGACCTCCGCGACGTGCTGCCCCGTGCCGACCTCGACGTCGAAGCCGCCCTGGAGAAGGTGCGGCCCATCTGCGAGGACGTGCGTCATCGCGGGGTCGCCGCCGTGCGGGAGCTGACCGCCAGGTTCGACGGTGTCGAGCTGGAGTCCACCCGCGTGCCCGCCGAGGCGGTCACCGGGGCGCTGGAGGGGCTCGACCCGAAGGTCAGGGCGGCGCTGGAGGAGTCGATCCGCCGCGCCCGCCTCGTCCACCGCGACCAGCGGCGCGCCGACGTCACCACCCAGGTCGTGCCCGGCGGCACTGTCACCGAGCGCTGGGTGCCCGTCGACCGCGTGGGGCTGTACGTCCCCGGCGGCCGGGCGGTCTACCCCTCCAGCGTGGTCATGAACGTCGTTCCCGCCCAGGAGGCGGGGGTGCCCTCCCTGGCGGTCTCCTCGCCCGCGCAGCGCGAGTTCGGCGGGCTGCCGCACCCGGCCATCCTGGCGGCGTGCGCGCTGCTCGGCGTGGACGAGGTCTACGCGGTCGGCGGCGCCCAGGCGGTGGCGATGTTCGCGTACGGCACCGAGGAGTGCCCGCCGGTCACCATGGTCACCGGCCCCGGCAACATCTGGGTGGCCGCCGCCAAGCGCCTGCTCAAGGGCCGCATCGGCATCGACTCCGAGGCCGGCCCCACCGAGATCGCGATCCTCGCCGACTCCACGGCCGACCCGGTGCACGTCGCCGCCGACCTGATCAGCCAGGCCGAGCACGACACGATCGCCGCCGCCGTGCTCGTCACCGACTCGGTGGAGCTGGCCGAGGCCGTCGAGCGGGAGCTGCCCCGTCAGGTCGCCGCGACCAAGCACGCCGAGCGGATCACCGAGGCCCTGTCGGGGCGCCAGTCGGGCATCCTGCTGGTCGACGACATGGAGGCCGGGCTGCGCGTCGTCGACGCGTACGCCGCGGAGCACCTGGAGATCCACGCCGCCGGGGCGCACGCGCTGGCCGCCCGGGTGCGCAACGCCGGAGCGATCTTCGTCGGCTCCTACGCGCCGGTCTCGCTCGGCGACTACATGGCCGGTTCCAACCACGTGCTGCCCACCGGCGGCTGTGCCTGCCACTCCTCGGGGCTGTCGGTGCAGACGTTCCTGCGCGGTGTCCACGTCGTCGACTACAGCCGCGAGGCCCTCGCCGGTGCCGCCGCCCACGTGTGCGTGCTGGCCGACACCGAGGACCTCCCGGCGCATGGCGCGGCGATCCGCGCCCGTTTCGGCTGGGAGGTGCCTTCATGA
- the ybaK gene encoding Cys-tRNA(Pro) deacylase: protein MSKSKNKGGQGTPATVALTQAKVDFTLHPYEHDANAQAYGEEAADALGVPYGQIFKTLVAEVESGLAVAVVPVSGKLDLKAFAAALGSKRAAMADAAKVERVTGYVVGGISPLGQRKRLPTVVDASALGFATIYFSAGRRGLQIETGPSELVRLTQAVTAPIGKAD from the coding sequence GTGAGTAAGAGCAAGAACAAGGGCGGCCAGGGAACCCCCGCGACGGTGGCCCTGACCCAGGCCAAGGTCGATTTCACCCTGCACCCCTACGAGCACGACGCGAACGCGCAGGCCTACGGCGAGGAGGCGGCCGACGCCCTCGGGGTGCCGTACGGACAGATCTTCAAAACGCTCGTGGCCGAGGTGGAGAGCGGGCTGGCCGTCGCGGTGGTGCCGGTGTCGGGCAAGCTCGACCTCAAGGCGTTCGCGGCGGCGCTGGGGAGCAAGCGGGCGGCGATGGCCGACGCGGCCAAGGTCGAGCGGGTCACCGGCTACGTGGTCGGCGGCATCAGCCCCCTCGGGCAGCGCAAGCGCCTGCCGACCGTGGTCGACGCCTCCGCGCTCGGCTTCGCGACGATCTACTTCTCCGCCGGGCGGCGCGGGCTGCAGATCGAGACCGGCCCGTCGGAGCTGGTACGGCTCACCCAGGCCGTCACCGCCCCCATCGGCAAGGCCGACTGA